A genomic window from Balneola vulgaris DSM 17893 includes:
- a CDS encoding Pycsar system effector family protein, translated as MSEENNTSKKLGSRKRGVSDMFRTSYRTHMDLSGIADNKSNIMISINGIIISIIIASISPKIDSNPWLLLPTSVLLITCLGSMVYAVLSARPRVSKEKVTLEDVRANRANILFFGNFYTMPRADYVEGMEELMMDSERLYDNMARDLHGLGVVLAKKYRLLRIAYNIFMVGLVLSVLSFIFVFVMISQ; from the coding sequence ATGTCTGAAGAGAATAATACATCGAAAAAATTAGGTTCAAGAAAACGTGGCGTTTCGGATATGTTCCGTACTTCCTACCGTACCCACATGGACCTAAGTGGGATAGCCGATAATAAGTCGAACATTATGATCAGTATAAATGGAATTATCATTTCCATTATTATTGCATCTATTTCGCCAAAAATTGATTCCAATCCCTGGTTGTTGCTCCCAACTTCTGTTCTCTTAATTACTTGCCTTGGTTCTATGGTTTATGCGGTGTTATCTGCACGACCAAGAGTAAGCAAAGAAAAAGTTACCCTTGAAGATGTGCGTGCAAACCGGGCAAATATTCTATTCTTCGGAAACTTTTACACCATGCCACGGGCCGATTATGTGGAAGGCATGGAAGAACTGATGATGGACAGTGAGCGCCTCTATGATAATATGGCGCGAGATTTACATGGCCTAGGTGTGGTGCTTGCTAAAAAGTATCGTCTACTCAGAATAGCCTATAATATATTTATGGTAGGCTTAGTGCTCTCGGTACTCAGCTTTATCTTTGTGTTTGTGATGATATCACAATAA
- a CDS encoding DNA internalization-related competence protein ComEC/Rec2 codes for MKRRSTYHFPFEQYPAVRLALLFSIGIIISHQFEIPSLYSSIATSLVIFSIILSEWILQSRVFLVLSRLSSILYILAILGVGMSLHGLRSNGGNTLSEQILHSSPWEEIKIEGEVYRLSESNSGAYRADVSVYNIELVDGLQLDDSFKTRMLLDEEGEHLQLGYRVSALAKVVPIQERRNPGAFDYKKYLASQEIYTQVKVDSVYAIQKHINTWSWTWLRLQALKQLDTLLTSSVAPIAKALLLGHKSSIEQPTREAFSRAGLSHIMAVSGLHVGLVITPFWIIMPWLWSFKNGKKIGFLLLGALLIFYAGLTGFSTPVIRASAMALFLTYGKLFSKNADSINLTAFAAIVILIWKPSQLFEIGFQLSFSAVFIILLVLPVVQNTLPYWVRLKWFGAPLMAVILSVIVQLGLYPLQAYYFGEISLISPIANALFVPLLALVVPLALLALLVSTIWMPLSELLILPVNYFLEWMQAFVQYSTTYQWSWHTVDKPSLWIFLLWISAVALVASWRQSAIKWKYLRIFLALIGVFLILQIHEKRSTPILEVVFLDVGQGDAAVVHTPDQKTFLIDAGVWSPSGNSAQYVILPYLKFKGVERIHGVFLSHPHADHIGGIVELMKSIPIDTLYHSGYRYDSELYQRYLTLAKKMKLPIRQLQSGDFLNLDASTKAMVLGPQNLVGDDPNEHSLILNLIYGENEFLFVGDAGEHQERRLLSNYASLLDIDVLKVGHHGSNTSSTIEFIQQLTPEIAIVSVAEQNRFRHPHAEAVLRLKAFVPEIYYTSRDRALIFQSNGKHLKRVHWY; via the coding sequence ATGAAGCGGCGCTCTACATACCACTTCCCTTTCGAGCAGTACCCTGCCGTACGGCTTGCCCTTCTCTTTTCTATTGGGATTATCATTTCACATCAGTTTGAAATCCCCTCTTTATACAGCTCAATAGCTACTTCTCTTGTAATCTTCTCAATTATACTTTCTGAATGGATACTGCAATCTAGAGTATTTCTAGTTTTAAGTAGATTAAGTTCCATTCTATATATACTCGCCATTTTAGGAGTTGGGATGTCATTGCATGGATTGAGGTCAAATGGGGGAAATACACTCTCGGAGCAAATACTGCATAGTTCTCCCTGGGAAGAGATTAAAATAGAGGGCGAGGTATATAGATTATCTGAATCAAATAGCGGCGCATATAGAGCGGATGTTTCGGTATACAATATTGAATTAGTAGATGGCCTGCAGTTAGACGATAGTTTTAAAACGAGAATGCTTTTGGATGAAGAAGGGGAGCATTTACAACTGGGATATCGTGTAAGTGCATTAGCAAAGGTGGTTCCTATTCAAGAACGAAGAAATCCCGGCGCATTTGATTACAAAAAGTACTTAGCTAGCCAGGAAATCTACACCCAAGTTAAAGTAGACTCTGTATATGCAATTCAGAAACACATTAACACATGGAGCTGGACTTGGCTTCGATTGCAAGCACTTAAGCAGTTAGACACACTGCTCACCTCTTCTGTAGCTCCCATTGCCAAAGCCCTACTACTAGGACATAAATCATCTATTGAACAACCTACTCGCGAGGCTTTTTCAAGAGCAGGGCTATCCCATATTATGGCCGTCTCTGGCTTACATGTGGGGCTGGTGATTACTCCGTTTTGGATCATTATGCCGTGGCTCTGGTCATTTAAAAATGGAAAGAAAATAGGCTTCCTTTTACTTGGGGCACTTTTAATCTTTTACGCCGGCTTAACAGGCTTTTCAACTCCGGTGATTCGGGCCTCTGCAATGGCTTTGTTTTTAACGTATGGCAAACTCTTTTCTAAAAATGCCGACTCCATAAATCTAACTGCTTTTGCCGCCATCGTGATACTGATATGGAAACCAAGCCAACTTTTCGAGATCGGATTTCAGCTTTCTTTTTCTGCAGTCTTTATCATCCTATTGGTATTGCCTGTTGTACAAAATACCCTACCCTATTGGGTCCGGCTTAAATGGTTTGGCGCTCCTTTGATGGCTGTGATTCTTTCCGTAATCGTTCAACTAGGGCTCTATCCACTTCAGGCTTATTATTTCGGAGAAATATCCTTAATCAGTCCCATTGCTAATGCCCTTTTTGTACCCCTTTTGGCATTGGTAGTGCCCTTAGCATTGTTAGCACTTCTTGTTTCTACTATATGGATGCCTTTGTCGGAATTACTCATTCTCCCCGTTAACTATTTTTTAGAATGGATGCAGGCCTTTGTTCAGTATTCAACAACGTATCAATGGTCGTGGCATACCGTTGATAAGCCGAGTTTATGGATATTTCTTTTATGGATTTCTGCCGTTGCATTAGTAGCCTCATGGAGACAGTCGGCTATTAAATGGAAGTACTTACGAATATTTCTCGCTTTGATAGGCGTATTCCTCATTCTTCAAATTCACGAGAAAAGAAGTACACCCATTTTGGAAGTGGTATTTTTAGATGTAGGTCAAGGCGACGCCGCAGTTGTACACACTCCAGATCAAAAAACCTTTCTCATTGATGCGGGTGTTTGGTCGCCAAGTGGTAATTCGGCTCAGTATGTAATCCTTCCTTATTTAAAATTTAAAGGCGTGGAAAGGATTCATGGTGTGTTTCTTTCACATCCACATGCAGATCATATCGGTGGTATTGTTGAGTTAATGAAATCCATCCCCATCGACACTCTTTATCATTCAGGCTATAGATACGATTCAGAATTATACCAAAGGTATCTTACCCTCGCCAAAAAAATGAAACTCCCGATACGACAACTACAATCGGGCGATTTCCTAAACTTAGATGCGTCAACAAAAGCGATGGTGTTAGGTCCTCAAAATTTGGTGGGCGATGATCCGAACGAACACTCTTTAATCTTGAACTTAATATATGGAGAAAACGAGTTTCTATTTGTAGGCGATGCAGGAGAACACCAAGAACGTAGGCTTCTTTCCAATTATGCTTCCCTGCTAGATATTGATGTGTTGAAAGTCGGTCATCATGGGAGTAATACGAGTTCTACCATTGAATTCATTCAACAATTAACCCCTGAGATAGCCATCGTTTCTGTAGCTGAACAAAATCGATTTAGGCACCCACATGCAGAAGCCGTTCTACGTTTAAAGGCATTTGTTCCCGAAATCTATTACACCAGTAGAGACCGCGCATTGATATTCCAGTCGAATGGAAAACATTTAAAAAGGGTTCATTGGTACTAG
- the queA gene encoding tRNA preQ1(34) S-adenosylmethionine ribosyltransferase-isomerase QueA → MNYTLSDFDYHLPEELIAQSPANPRDHARLLVYDRATKTITDDYFYNIGKYLDTSTRLVVNNSKVEKCRLMFDGGKKELFVTSVRNDTTIEALVRPGKKFKVGKVVQLTEEVTATVTHVAEDGLRTLQLSHNLDSAELQDYKFTPFPPYIEQDESLASEYQTVYAKDLGSKAAPTAGLHFTDELLEKLESQGIHRSEVTLHVGLGTFAPVKTEELDEHVMHSEWYQLTPETAQELTVAKHITAVGTTSVRVLESLASDQGSFEPQNGDTDIFITPGYTFKAVDALVTNFHLPKSTLLMLVSALMGFEGMHRVYKHAISEKYRFYSFGDAMLIK, encoded by the coding sequence ATGAATTACACCCTCTCTGATTTCGACTATCATCTACCTGAAGAACTCATCGCACAGTCGCCTGCAAATCCGCGCGACCATGCCCGTTTGTTGGTGTATGATAGAGCCACTAAAACCATTACCGACGACTATTTCTATAACATTGGGAAGTATCTTGATACGTCCACTCGCCTTGTTGTAAATAACAGCAAAGTGGAAAAGTGCCGCCTGATGTTTGATGGAGGGAAAAAAGAACTGTTTGTAACCTCCGTTCGAAACGACACCACTATAGAAGCCCTTGTGCGACCGGGCAAGAAGTTCAAAGTCGGTAAAGTTGTTCAGTTAACCGAGGAAGTAACGGCCACAGTTACTCATGTAGCCGAAGATGGATTGAGAACACTTCAGCTCAGCCACAACTTAGACAGTGCCGAACTGCAGGATTATAAGTTCACGCCTTTTCCCCCTTATATAGAGCAAGACGAATCCTTAGCGTCTGAGTATCAAACAGTGTATGCTAAAGACTTAGGAAGTAAAGCAGCTCCAACAGCGGGTCTTCACTTTACCGACGAGCTACTGGAGAAATTAGAAAGCCAAGGCATTCATCGATCTGAAGTTACACTGCATGTAGGGTTAGGAACATTCGCTCCAGTGAAAACAGAGGAATTGGATGAGCATGTAATGCATAGCGAATGGTATCAACTAACTCCAGAAACGGCACAAGAACTAACCGTTGCGAAGCACATCACAGCGGTAGGTACAACGAGTGTGAGAGTGTTAGAGTCGTTGGCTTCAGATCAAGGAAGCTTCGAGCCCCAAAATGGTGATACCGATATCTTTATAACTCCGGGTTACACTTTCAAAGCGGTTGATGCACTCGTTACCAACTTCCACCTTCCCAAAAGCACGTTACTTATGCTTGTTTCAGCGTTGATGGGCTTTGAGGGAATGCATAGAGTTTACAAGCATGCAATCTCGGAGAAGTATAGGTTTTATTCCTTCGGCGACGCTATGTTAATTAAGTAA
- the dxs gene encoding 1-deoxy-D-xylulose-5-phosphate synthase — protein sequence MEKRRPEPGKLLATINSPNDLRKLKPEDLQEVCDELREYIIDMVSVYGGHFGASLGVVELTTAIHYVYDTPEDRLVWDVGHQAYGHKILTGRREQFHTNRVYGGLSGFPKRSESEYDTFGVGHSSTSISAALGMAVANDLDKGDRKVVAVIGDGSMTAGLAFEGLNNAGAMNSDVLVILNDNNMSIDPNVGALKEYLADITTSKTFNKMRDEIYDMLGHFKAAGDKMRKVASRLENAVTAALTPGSLFRALGFKYYGPIDGHDVDGLRKTLEDLKTVKGPKLLHVVTVKGKGFAPAEREQTKWHASSSPFDKITGKAINPAPATKGAPKYQDVFGEALVELAAKDERIVSMTPAMPSGSSLWPMMNTFPDRAFDVGIAEQHAVTFAAGLAAEGKKAFCAIYSSFLQRGYDQLVHDVAIQKLPVVFCIDRAGFAGADGPTHHGAYDISFMRAIPNMVISSPLNEKELRDMMYTASTYEDASWAIRYPRGKATGMVVPEGFETMEIGKGVTLRKGDHVAVLSFGPIGKYVTTAANQLSEEGIEIGHYDMRFAKPLDIELLDQICQEYDHIITIEDGARLGGFGSAVAEYLVEKRDRPTLKILGIPDRIVEHGTQEELHNEVGIGIEGVKAAVLSILEKVS from the coding sequence ATGGAAAAACGCAGACCTGAGCCAGGCAAATTGCTGGCTACTATAAATTCACCCAACGACTTAAGGAAATTAAAGCCGGAAGACTTACAAGAAGTTTGTGATGAATTAAGAGAGTATATCATCGATATGGTTTCCGTGTACGGAGGTCATTTTGGGGCGAGTTTAGGTGTGGTTGAATTGACTACAGCTATTCATTATGTGTACGATACACCCGAAGATAGACTGGTTTGGGATGTAGGCCATCAAGCTTATGGTCATAAGATTTTAACAGGTCGAAGAGAGCAATTTCATACAAACCGTGTGTATGGCGGACTTTCAGGATTTCCAAAAAGATCTGAAAGTGAATACGATACCTTTGGGGTGGGACACTCCTCAACTTCTATCTCTGCAGCATTAGGTATGGCGGTAGCGAACGACTTAGACAAAGGAGATCGAAAAGTTGTAGCCGTAATTGGCGATGGTTCCATGACCGCAGGCTTAGCATTTGAAGGCTTGAACAATGCCGGAGCTATGAACAGTGATGTATTGGTGATCTTGAATGACAACAATATGAGCATCGATCCTAATGTGGGTGCTTTAAAAGAATATTTAGCCGACATCACTACCAGCAAGACCTTCAACAAAATGCGTGACGAGATTTACGATATGTTGGGGCACTTCAAAGCTGCAGGTGATAAAATGCGTAAGGTGGCATCACGCTTAGAAAATGCAGTTACGGCCGCTTTAACACCTGGATCCCTTTTTAGAGCACTTGGATTTAAATACTACGGCCCAATCGACGGCCATGATGTTGATGGACTTCGCAAAACTTTAGAAGACCTTAAAACGGTAAAAGGTCCAAAGTTACTTCATGTAGTTACAGTAAAAGGAAAAGGCTTTGCTCCTGCTGAACGCGAGCAAACAAAATGGCATGCCTCAAGTAGTCCTTTTGATAAAATCACGGGTAAAGCCATCAACCCAGCGCCAGCAACCAAAGGCGCTCCAAAATACCAAGATGTATTTGGTGAAGCACTGGTTGAGTTAGCGGCAAAAGACGAACGCATTGTGAGCATGACGCCAGCGATGCCAAGTGGTTCGAGTTTATGGCCGATGATGAACACCTTTCCAGACCGAGCCTTTGACGTTGGAATTGCAGAACAACATGCCGTTACTTTTGCAGCAGGACTTGCAGCCGAAGGTAAAAAAGCATTCTGTGCCATCTATTCATCATTCTTACAAAGAGGTTACGACCAACTTGTACATGATGTAGCTATTCAGAAATTACCCGTAGTATTCTGTATTGATAGAGCTGGTTTTGCAGGTGCAGATGGTCCAACTCACCATGGTGCCTACGACATCAGTTTTATGAGAGCGATTCCAAATATGGTAATCTCTTCTCCTCTAAACGAAAAAGAACTTAGAGACATGATGTACACCGCTTCTACGTATGAAGACGCATCATGGGCTATACGATACCCTCGTGGTAAAGCAACAGGAATGGTAGTGCCTGAAGGCTTTGAAACCATGGAAATTGGTAAAGGCGTTACACTTCGAAAAGGGGATCATGTAGCAGTATTAAGCTTCGGACCTATTGGTAAATATGTCACTACTGCAGCCAATCAGCTTTCAGAAGAAGGTATAGAGATTGGGCATTATGATATGCGATTTGCGAAACCGCTCGATATTGAGCTCTTAGATCAGATATGTCAGGAATATGACCATATCATCACTATCGAAGACGGCGCGCGTCTGGGTGGCTTTGGTAGTGCCGTAGCCGAATATCTAGTGGAGAAACGAGACAGACCAACGCTTAAGATTCTAGGAATTCCAGATCGTATAGTTGAACATGGAACCCAAGAAGAACTTCATAATGAAGTAGGAATTGGTATTGAAGGCGTAAAAGCTGCCGTGTTATCGATTTTAGAGAAGGTTTCATAA
- a CDS encoding PQQ-dependent sugar dehydrogenase has product MKWFKLGTALSLLVLSLACVDKAESNTTDPAANPPTYEPVLVFDGVSVPWGMAWLPNGDMLVTERSGKLLHVRDGALVAELSGLPDIYARSQGGLLDVVLHPDYANNGWIYITYSSTEGSGDGANTALMRAKIDGDALVDQEVLYKATPNTTRGQHYGSRIAFDDNGYVYFSVGDRGNRDENPQDLSRDAGKIYRLHDDGRIPSDNPFVDQEGAKSAVYSYGHRNPQGMATHPESGDIWAHEHGPRGGDELNHIRAGKNYGWPVISYGINYNGTSFTDLTEKEGMEQPQTYWDPSIAPSGLAFVTSDMYPNWKGHALVGSLKFGYVVLVEMDGMEVTNRTEVLNDIGRVRDVRQAPDGYIYVAVEGKGIYRIEPQS; this is encoded by the coding sequence ATGAAATGGTTTAAACTCGGAACAGCACTCTCATTACTCGTATTGAGTTTAGCTTGTGTAGATAAGGCAGAAAGTAATACAACAGACCCTGCTGCTAATCCTCCAACCTATGAGCCTGTACTTGTATTTGATGGAGTATCGGTACCTTGGGGAATGGCATGGCTTCCAAATGGTGATATGCTTGTAACCGAACGTTCAGGAAAATTACTTCATGTTCGTGATGGTGCATTAGTAGCAGAACTATCAGGCTTACCCGATATTTATGCGCGTAGCCAAGGTGGTTTACTAGATGTTGTACTACACCCAGATTATGCTAACAACGGTTGGATCTATATCACCTATTCATCTACGGAAGGCAGTGGCGATGGTGCAAATACGGCGCTTATGCGTGCTAAAATAGATGGCGATGCTTTGGTTGATCAAGAAGTATTATATAAAGCCACTCCGAACACAACTAGAGGCCAACATTACGGTAGCCGAATCGCATTTGATGACAATGGATATGTATACTTTTCTGTAGGTGACCGAGGGAACAGAGACGAAAACCCACAAGATTTATCCCGTGATGCAGGTAAAATCTACCGCCTTCATGACGATGGTAGAATACCTTCCGATAATCCTTTTGTAGATCAAGAAGGAGCGAAATCAGCGGTATATTCTTATGGCCATAGAAACCCGCAGGGAATGGCTACCCATCCTGAGTCAGGAGATATATGGGCACATGAACATGGTCCAAGAGGCGGAGATGAGTTAAATCACATCCGTGCTGGTAAAAACTATGGTTGGCCAGTAATCAGCTACGGTATCAACTACAATGGTACTTCGTTCACAGATCTTACCGAAAAAGAAGGGATGGAGCAGCCTCAAACTTATTGGGATCCTTCAATTGCTCCTTCAGGCTTAGCTTTTGTAACCAGTGACATGTATCCAAACTGGAAAGGCCATGCCTTAGTGGGTTCATTAAAATTTGGTTATGTAGTACTTGTTGAAATGGACGGAATGGAAGTAACCAATAGAACGGAAGTTTTAAATGATATTGGTCGTGTACGTGATGTTCGCCAAGCACCGGATGGTTACATCTATGTTGCTGTTGAAGGCAAAGGCATTTACCGAATCGAGCCTCAATCGTAA
- the fahA gene encoding fumarylacetoacetase — MAEALKPWINLPENTDFSIYNLPFGIFSTGSSKYRVGIAIGDQIIDLAKAHQTDIFDGLNIPAEVFENEFLNDFIGLGKLVTTEVRERVQNALCVEGSPLQNNPTIFVDQSSAIMHMPVRVGDYTDFYSSIEHATNIGKMFRGPENALMPNWKHLPVGYHGRASSIIISGQDIHRPKGQLKPEDSNPIYAPTRRLDIELEMAFIVGKSTPLGSSISTTEAKDHIFGMVLFNDWSARDIQKWEYVPLGPFLGKSFASSISPWVVTLEALQPFAVESPKQDPEVLPYLQYDGKHNYDIALEVDLIPNNEEQATTITRTNYKYMYWNMAQQLAHHTVNGCNVNIGDMMASGTISGTDPGSFGSLLELTKGKEPIPLNGGQERVFLEDGDRITMRGHASKDGKRVGFGEVTAKILPAK, encoded by the coding sequence TTGGCTGAAGCATTAAAACCTTGGATTAACCTCCCCGAAAACACAGACTTTTCTATTTATAACCTCCCCTTTGGGATTTTTTCCACGGGTTCGTCAAAGTATCGTGTGGGTATTGCCATCGGTGATCAAATCATCGACTTAGCCAAAGCACATCAAACCGATATATTTGATGGATTAAACATCCCAGCTGAAGTATTCGAAAATGAATTCCTGAATGATTTTATAGGCCTCGGAAAGCTAGTTACTACAGAAGTGCGCGAGCGGGTTCAAAATGCTTTGTGTGTGGAAGGCTCCCCTTTACAGAACAATCCCACTATTTTCGTGGATCAAAGTTCCGCCATTATGCACATGCCTGTACGAGTAGGCGACTATACCGATTTTTACTCTAGCATTGAACATGCCACCAATATTGGTAAGATGTTTCGAGGCCCTGAAAATGCTTTAATGCCTAATTGGAAACACCTTCCTGTTGGTTATCATGGCCGTGCCTCATCTATCATCATATCAGGGCAAGATATTCATCGCCCAAAAGGGCAGCTAAAGCCCGAGGATAGCAACCCTATTTATGCCCCAACACGAAGATTAGACATTGAGCTTGAAATGGCGTTTATCGTTGGGAAGTCTACCCCTTTAGGCTCTTCTATTTCGACTACAGAGGCAAAAGATCACATCTTTGGAATGGTATTATTTAATGATTGGTCGGCCAGGGATATTCAGAAATGGGAATATGTGCCTCTTGGCCCGTTTTTAGGTAAGAGTTTTGCATCATCTATTTCTCCATGGGTCGTAACTCTAGAGGCCTTACAACCATTTGCGGTAGAAAGCCCGAAACAAGATCCCGAAGTGCTTCCTTACCTACAATATGATGGCAAACACAATTATGACATTGCTCTAGAGGTGGATTTAATTCCAAACAATGAAGAACAAGCCACAACCATTACTCGCACTAACTACAAGTACATGTATTGGAATATGGCACAGCAACTAGCTCATCATACGGTTAATGGATGTAACGTAAATATAGGCGACATGATGGCTTCTGGAACCATTTCAGGAACCGATCCAGGATCTTTTGGTTCTCTTTTAGAGCTTACAAAAGGCAAAGAACCTATCCCCCTTAATGGTGGCCAAGAACGGGTGTTCTTAGAAGATGGTGATCGTATTACAATGCGAGGTCATGCCAGCAAAGATGGGAAAAGAGTTGGGTTTGGTGAGGTAACAGCTAAAATTCTCCCTGCTAAATAA
- a CDS encoding homogentisate 1,2-dioxygenase, whose product MPIYHRLGKIPPKRHTIFEKPNGGLYYEQLFGTIGFDGMSTLMYHIQRPTAVKEIGEAIDLTPKIAIKNNITARMLKGLEVEPKDDYLESRVPILTNSDVTIHLAAPRKSLTEYFYKNTDSDELIFVHRGSGTLRTMLGNIDFVEGDYLLIPRGMIYQINFNDENNRHFITESHVPIYTPKRYRNWFGQLLEHSPYCERDYKLPYELETHDEKGDFLMKIKKQGMLHQLHYVSHPFDIVGWDGYNFPYGFSIHNFEPITGRVHQPPPVHQTFETSAFVVCSFVPRMYDYHPKAIPSPYNHSNIDSDEVIYYVDGDFMSRNHVEQGHISLHPAGIPHGPHPGAYERSIGQKETKEYAVMVDTFKPLMVTEDALKLDDGEYYQSWLDH is encoded by the coding sequence ATGCCTATTTATCATCGCTTAGGAAAAATCCCACCCAAGAGGCATACCATCTTCGAAAAACCGAATGGTGGGTTATACTACGAGCAACTTTTTGGCACTATTGGTTTCGACGGTATGTCGACCTTGATGTATCATATTCAACGCCCTACGGCGGTTAAGGAAATTGGTGAGGCTATCGACCTAACCCCAAAAATTGCTATCAAGAATAACATCACAGCACGCATGCTGAAAGGGCTGGAAGTAGAACCCAAGGATGATTATTTAGAAAGTAGAGTGCCGATTCTTACCAATAGTGATGTTACCATCCACTTAGCGGCGCCACGAAAATCACTTACTGAATATTTCTATAAAAACACGGATTCTGATGAGTTGATTTTTGTTCACCGTGGCAGCGGTACATTACGCACGATGTTAGGGAATATTGATTTTGTGGAGGGTGATTATCTTTTGATTCCTCGGGGCATGATTTATCAGATTAATTTTAACGATGAAAATAACCGGCACTTTATCACGGAATCGCATGTGCCTATTTATACTCCTAAACGATATCGTAACTGGTTCGGCCAGCTTTTAGAGCACTCACCTTATTGTGAACGTGATTATAAATTACCTTATGAGCTAGAGACCCACGATGAGAAAGGTGATTTTTTAATGAAGATTAAAAAGCAGGGCATGCTTCATCAACTGCATTATGTTTCGCATCCCTTTGATATAGTAGGGTGGGATGGATATAACTTCCCTTATGGATTTTCAATTCACAACTTTGAGCCTATTACCGGACGCGTTCATCAACCGCCTCCCGTGCATCAAACTTTTGAGACTTCTGCTTTTGTAGTGTGCTCTTTTGTACCTCGTATGTACGACTATCACCCGAAGGCCATTCCGTCGCCGTACAATCATTCTAACATCGATTCTGACGAAGTGATCTATTATGTAGATGGTGATTTCATGAGTCGTAATCATGTTGAACAGGGGCATATTTCATTGCACCCAGCAGGGATTCCTCATGGTCCACACCCAGGAGCCTATGAACGTAGTATTGGGCAAAAAGAGACCAAAGAGTATGCTGTTATGGTGGATACTTTTAAACCATTGATGGTAACGGAAGACGCACTGAAGCTAGACGATGGCGAGTATTACCAATCGTGGCTAGATCATTAA
- a CDS encoding thioredoxin family protein, whose product MKKKYVIITGIVIFLGVFLVTSLKKTAPMEIENAPNWVSIEEARDMAADTGKLIMVDVYEVGCKYCRAMEREVYPDTTVRVVIDQGYIPVKLDGNSEEMVTFNGTTTTARDFARAKGAYAFPTVLVLDVNGDVVKKRTGFMNIDELRQFLYRNES is encoded by the coding sequence ATGAAGAAAAAGTATGTGATTATAACAGGTATCGTAATATTCTTAGGAGTATTTCTAGTTACTTCTTTAAAGAAGACGGCGCCCATGGAAATTGAGAACGCTCCAAATTGGGTAAGCATTGAAGAAGCCCGAGATATGGCCGCTGATACTGGAAAGCTAATCATGGTGGATGTATATGAGGTAGGGTGTAAATATTGCCGAGCCATGGAGCGTGAAGTATACCCTGATACCACCGTGCGAGTAGTTATAGACCAAGGATATATTCCTGTAAAATTAGATGGAAATTCCGAAGAAATGGTTACGTTCAATGGAACGACTACCACAGCAAGAGACTTTGCTAGAGCGAAAGGCGCATATGCGTTTCCTACCGTACTAGTACTAGATGTAAATGGAGATGTGGTGAAAAAGCGAACAGGCTTCATGAATATTGATGAGCTCCGTCAATTTTTATACCGCAACGAATCTTAA
- the xseB gene encoding exodeoxyribonuclease VII small subunit, whose product MDQKERPSFEEALKELETIVSQLEDESITLEQSVKLYEEGVKLSRFCSEILNDAELRIEQVNEANS is encoded by the coding sequence ATGGATCAAAAGGAACGCCCAAGCTTCGAGGAGGCTTTAAAAGAACTGGAAACAATAGTCTCCCAATTAGAAGATGAATCCATCACGTTGGAGCAATCGGTTAAATTGTATGAAGAAGGAGTTAAGCTTTCCCGTTTTTGTTCAGAGATCCTGAATGATGCTGAATTAAGAATTGAGCAGGTGAACGAAGCTAATAGCTAA